DNA from Flavobacteriales bacterium:
TACGCCGGTTGCCCCAGGCTGCCGCAGGCTGCGTGGGCCGGACCCTGCCGAGCGCAGCCGCAAGCTGCGCTCACATACCGGCCAGGCTAGGCGCAGATGGGGGCAACATGCGCCTTCACCGTAATTTCGCTGCATGTCGAGCAAGGTCACCTTCAGCAAGAAGCTCAGTTCGGAAGGGAAGGCGATGAACAAGGCCTTCAAGACTGCCACGCGGCGCGCTGCCGAACAGGCCTTCGCCAAGCGGAAGACCATCCTTGTGGAGCGCGATGGGTGGCTTGTGCGGGTGCGCGCGGATGGCCGGGTATGGCGCCGTGTGAAGAAGCTGGCACCCGTGCATTTGCCGGGATAAGGGGGGGCATGGAGCGGAGCCCACGCCTGCGCGTCTTTGCCGGACCCAATGGATCCGGTAAGAGCATCATGAAGCAGCAGGTGATGCGCACCGAGGTGAGCGGAAGGCCGGTGAACCTGGGTGTTTACGTGAATGCGGATGAGATTGCCGCCATCCTGCGCAAACGCCGCCGTTTGGCCTGAGCACCTACCAGGTGCAGGCGGACCGGAAGTCGTTCCTGCGCTTCGCTTACGGATCGGGCTTACTGAGCCGACGCTTCCCGAAGCATCGGATGCTGGTGGAGCACCGCATCGACGGATCCGTTTTCGTGCTCACGAATGGCCGTCATCTGGAGCATTTCGCCCAGCTGATCGCCGCTTACCTGTGCGAGCGATTGCTGGAACGGCGGATCCAGTTCTCCTTCGAGACCGTATTCAGCCATGCGAGCAAGCTGGCTCTCATGGCACGTGCGCAGAAAGCCGGATACAAGGTGTACCTCTATTTCATCGCCACCAACTCTCCGGAGATCAATGTGGACCGGGTCCGGATCCGAGTGGATTCCGGTGGGCATAACGTGCCGCGCACCAAAATCATTGACCGCTATGGCAAGTCGCTGGCCCAACTCCTTCCAGCCATCGAGCTCTGCTATCATGCCTTCATCTTCGACAACTCAACGGCATTCGAAGGGGGCACCGGCGAGCCGCTCATGTTCGCCGAGATGAAGCAGACCTCCACGGGCCTCAACTGGGCTTGGGATACCCAGCGCATCCCGGATTGGTTCATCCGGGCGTATCTGATCGCCAGCGGAGAGGCAGTCTATCTGGATATTGCGCGTACCGTGATCGCCGAGCGGAGCCCAGGGCGATAGTCCTCTTATGGCAGGCCCCTCACTGCGCCTAGCCTGCGGCTACCCTCAGCGGCGCGTAGCCTCCGGCTACGCGCATCGACGCAGGCTCTCGGCAGCCTGCGGCTGCTGGTGTACGCCGGTTGCCCCAGGCTGCCGCAGGCTGCGTGGGCCGGACCCTGCCGAGCGCAGCCGCAAGCTGCGCTCACATACCGCGATACGGCGCGGGTACTGTATGTTGCGGCATGGCCAGCTTCCTCACCGCTACCGACAGCAGTGCCGCCATCGAGCGCGTCATCCGCGAGGCGAGCGGCGCGCTCACCCTCATCAGCGCCTTCGTCTTCCCGCGCATCGTGCACCTGCAACGCCTGCAGGACGCCGGGGAGAGCGGCGTGGAGATCACCATCCTCTTCGGCAAGAAGCCCATGGACCAGGGCGTGTTCCGCGACCTTCGGGAGCTGCCCAACATGCGCCTCTATTTCCTGAAAGAGCTCCATGCCAAGTGCTACTTCAACGAACGGGAGGGCGTTGTGACCAGCTTGAACCTGCTGGGCGGCTCCGAGCGGCACAACCGCGAGATGGGCGTGCTGCTGCGGGCCGATGCCGATGCGGAGGCCTATGCGGCCATGTGCAAGGAGGCGCGCAGCATCGTGCGGGTGGCGGACCTCATCCACAGCACCGTGCCCGACCGCAAGCTGGACGCGCCGCGCATGGAATGGAGCAAGCGGGCCGAGGCCATTCCCACCACGCTGGATGCGGAGGGCAGGGAGCTGAACAGCATCGACAAGATCCGTCGCAAGCATCCGCGCGCCTACCTCCGCTGGACCCCCGAGGAGGATGCCCTGATCCTGGAGATGCTGGACAAGGGCATGGCGCGGCTGGCGATCAGCGAGGTGCTGCAGCGGCAGCCTTCGGCCATCGCATCGCGCATCCAACGCTTGCGTCCGTGAATCCCCGCACTGCGCGTAGCCTGCGGCTGCGCGCAACAACGCAGGCTCTCGGCAGCCTGTGGCTGCCCGTGTACGCCCGCTCCCGCGGAATGATGATCCGTGGTCTCGAATCCCTCCAACCGCTGCCGGGTCTCCCAAGGAACGAGTGGCCCCTGCGCTGACCTTCAATAGCGGCCGCCCCAGCTACAATGGGAAGCGCTCCGCGATCGGCCACCTCCAGCATGATCGGTGTCGCGGGGTCCGCCCACCGCGCGCATGCCAAGCGCTCGGCGAAACCACTGCGGGAGGGGAATGGCGATGGCGCGAATGGGATGGTAATCGGCTGGATCGTACTTTGGATGCGGCGGTGCCTGATGCCGCCACCGAAGCCGGAGCAACCATGCGCCATCCGTTCATCACCCGTGCGCTTCCCGGAGCGCTGAGCCTCCTCTGCCTCTTCTCCTGTGCGAAGGACAACGAGGAGCAGGCCGCTGCCGGCGGCGGCGGCACCACGCCACCGCCCCCGCCGCCGGCATCCACCTCCTTCGTGCCGGTGGAGCTCATCCACGACAGCATCACCGACATCGATGGCAACCAGTACTACACCGTGCTCATCGGCACGCAGGAGTGGATGGCGCAGAACCTGCGCACCACGCGCTACCGCGATGGCAGCGCCATCCCCTATGTGCCCGACAATGCCGAGTGGACCGCATTGGACACCGGAGCCTGGTGCAACTACGTGAACAACGCCATCTACGACTCTCCGTGGGGCAAGCTGTACAACTGGTACGCCGCCGCAGCGCCGAACATCTGCCCCGAGGGCTGGCACGTGCCCACGCTGTGGGAGTACGACACGCTCAGGACCTATCTGGGCGGCAGCACTGTGGCCGGGGGGAAGATGAAGTCCACCTCCACGCAGCTCACCTTCGGGTGGATGGGGGGCAACGCCGGTGCCACCAACGAAAGCGGCTTCACCGCGTTGCCGAACGGCCGCCGCAGCTTCGACGGCGCGTACGATGTAACGCCGGGGCACCACGCCTACTTCTGGACGTCCACCCCGCAAAGCACGGGTTACAGCTACCGCTACCGGCTCTGGACCGGCGACAGCACCTTCAGCCAAGGGACCGACATCAACAGGTACGGCTTCTGCATCCGCTGCCTGAAGGATTGAGGCGCTCAAGCGGATGTGGCCCGGCACGCTGACACCGCGCCTATCCCCCTACTCCAGCTCCAGCAGCAGCCCCGTCCAATCCCCGCGGCTGTCCATCCGCACCCAGTCGCCATTGCGCACGCCGCGGTACACCTCCACCTCGGCCCCGCTGCTGTCGCGGGCGGTGATGCGCAGGTCCGTGAGGAAGTTGGACGGGTACACGTGGCCGCCCGATCCCTCCACCACCTCCAGGATCTCTGCCGTGGCGCCGGCCGCGATGCTGTCCACCCGCAGGGCGACCGCACCGCTGCGCTGCTGGGCCCACAGGTGCACCGTGGCATCGCCGCCGTTGCGCACCAGGTAGCTGGCCCTGCTGCGCGGCTCCACCTTCATGCACGCGGCAAGGCCCAGCGCCAGGAGCAGGATGGGCAGCCTTTCACGGTGCATGCGGCGAAAGTAGGGGCGGCGCCGCGCCGAGGCCCCCTCCTCCGCTGCGGGGCGCCACCGCTGCCGCAGGGCCTCATGCACCGCACCTTGCGGAGCATCGCCGCTGCGTGCCGCCCACCTGGAGGAAGGAGCCGGACGCCCGCCCGCTGCCCTCCCGCGCTGCGGCGCGTATGCAAGAATGACCTGAAACGTTGCGTCACCGGGCCGGTGCGCGCAGGGCGCCGCCGCATGCGCCGTAATCGCCTGATGCTGTGCGCGAACCGCCCGGGGAAGCCCGCTCCGCATCCGCCCTGCACGCAGCGATCGCCCCCCGGTTGCCAGCGGTGGATAAAAATTTCACCATCGGCCTGTGGAAAAGCGGCCA
Protein-coding regions in this window:
- a CDS encoding zeta toxin family protein; protein product: MEHRIDGSVFVLTNGRHLEHFAQLIAAYLCERLLERRIQFSFETVFSHASKLALMARAQKAGYKVYLYFIATNSPEINVDRVRIRVDSGGHNVPRTKIIDRYGKSLAQLLPAIELCYHAFIFDNSTAFEGGTGEPLMFAEMKQTSTGLNWAWDTQRIPDWFIRAYLIASGEAVYLDIARTVIAERSPGR
- a CDS encoding phospholipase D-like domain-containing protein, translated to MASFLTATDSSAAIERVIREASGALTLISAFVFPRIVHLQRLQDAGESGVEITILFGKKPMDQGVFRDLRELPNMRLYFLKELHAKCYFNEREGVVTSLNLLGGSERHNREMGVLLRADADAEAYAAMCKEARSIVRVADLIHSTVPDRKLDAPRMEWSKRAEAIPTTLDAEGRELNSIDKIRRKHPRAYLRWTPEEDALILEMLDKGMARLAISEVLQRQPSAIASRIQRLRP
- a CDS encoding fibrobacter succinogenes major paralogous domain-containing protein, yielding MRHPFITRALPGALSLLCLFSCAKDNEEQAAAGGGGTTPPPPPPASTSFVPVELIHDSITDIDGNQYYTVLIGTQEWMAQNLRTTRYRDGSAIPYVPDNAEWTALDTGAWCNYVNNAIYDSPWGKLYNWYAAAAPNICPEGWHVPTLWEYDTLRTYLGGSTVAGGKMKSTSTQLTFGWMGGNAGATNESGFTALPNGRRSFDGAYDVTPGHHAYFWTSTPQSTGYSYRYRLWTGDSTFSQGTDINRYGFCIRCLKD